Proteins from one Fragaria vesca subsp. vesca linkage group LG6, FraVesHawaii_1.0, whole genome shotgun sequence genomic window:
- the LOC101305776 gene encoding E3 ubiquitin-protein ligase SINA-like 10-like — protein sequence MTRFSLGGDEDGGGPSSPRLKRRRLILRTAATIATGDRRRGGGLQAVEDESASSESEDEEDESESEEEEESEGDQEHQRQLRTNFELGSASAAQQIALASTTTATDRSISITLADPDVLDCPICCESLTVPVFQCENGHIACSSCSTKVKNKCPSCSWPIGYNRCRAIEKVLESIRISCQNIKYGCKEWMTCDNKNEHEKGCMHSPCSCPHSGCNFVSSTKQLYQHFSSNHLNSATRFLYNCSFSITINFNDKFVVLQEENDGMLFILDNESEIIGNMVRLSSIQPRFMGGFFYDLTAKRKGCLLRLQSFTTSTQSHVRSPTSSGSLIIPGDFFSSCGQLKLDICIWRNGAGGGS from the exons ATGACGAGATTCTCGTTAGGCGGTGATGAAGATGGAGGAGGACCGAGCAGCCCCAGGCTTAAGAGACGTCGTCTTATTCTTCGCACGGCTGCTACCATCGCCACAGGGGACCGACGCCGAGGAGGAGGGCTACAGGCTGTTGAGGACGAATCAGCGTCATCGGAATCTGAAGATGAAGAGGATGAAAGTGAATCCGAAGAAGAAGAAGAATCAGAAGGTGATCAAGAGCACCAGCGTCAGCTTCGGACCAACTTCGAGTTGGGTTCTGCCTCCGCAGCTCAACAGATTGCTCTTGCTTCCACCACCACCGCCACGGACAGGTCCATTTCCATTACCTTGGCCGACCCGGATGTGCTCGATTGCCCCATTTGCTGTGAGTCCTTGACCGTCCCCGTCTTCCAG TGTGAAAATGGTCATATAGCTTGCTCCTCCTGCAGCACGAAGGTTAAAAATAAATGTCCCTCCTGTTCCTGGCCCATTGGTTATAATCGTTGTCGTGCCATTGAGAAAGTTCTGGAATCAATTAGAATTTCTTGCCAAAACATCAAGTATGGTTGCAAAGAATGGATGACATGCGATAATAAAAATGAACATGAAAAGGGTTGTATGCATTCACCTTGTTCATGCCCCCATTCAGGCTGCAACTTTGTCTCTTCAACGAAGCAATTATACCAACATTTCAGCAGTAATCATTTGAACTCTGCAACTCGCTTCCTGTACAACTGCAGCTTTTCAATTACAATAAACTTTAATGACAAGTTTGTTGTTCTTCAAGAAGAAAATGATGGCATGTTGTTTATTCTTGACAATGAATCTGAAATCATAGGAAATATGGTGAGACTTAGTAGTATTCAACCTAGATTTATGGGAGGATTTTTCTATGATCTTACTGCTAAAAGAAAAGGATGTCTACTCAGATTACAATCCTTCACAACCAGCACTCAAAGCCATGTTCGCAGCCCTACTTCATCTGGCTCCCTTATAATCCCAGGCGATTTTTTCAGTTCATGTGGCCAGCTCAAGTTGGATATCTGCATATGGCGTAATG GGGCGGGAGGGGGTAGCTGA